A genomic window from Megalobrama amblycephala isolate DHTTF-2021 linkage group LG2, ASM1881202v1, whole genome shotgun sequence includes:
- the adgrg7.1 gene encoding adhesion G-protein coupled receptor G7, with the protein MDHFLLLILTSAVFEQTWCQTNTSASMNFSTTLSTSTLQSTSQKPTTTARQSTTLSKPNLVCENKGTLQNGICLCPDDWTGTTCNISNFCPEQNLLRFTFPKTVLGQFASSVERCSSQKPNGGIPEASALCNMSTRSFDPPNILDCDLTLDSIKADIEATPGNLKQLASSTQILTSIPERLTANNITNAAKITNILLSDKTAQSMEITVSAVATVSQLLSASHEMYSAVDHDAINDLTKTLQKLSLRGNSNPSLVQSNIAVQSLKGQTPIQRVQLTSFKGQSDTFLPDRIKITTHDEISKDNIDLQMNVRFSQDFNKDVGFVLYDSDQFFQSKSFQPSLDTKRRVISASLQEYVGFDNIEFTVTPSVDSTLSLNNFACVFWDYTKKDWNTEGCTKTKNPSGDAVCSCKPKKFENANFAILMTFDINYQYSEALHWISITGCALSIVGLFVTAVYQIITRKSRGGSPTLLIVNICISMTVFYLLFIFGINNPVRHLKVAQLSDQNTVPDSDQHKYPDEGPCTAFTALLQYFLLATFTWNTLYGINVFLLFINRVSGTPPWFPKVSLATGWGLPAVIVGISLGSTYSVKEPLGYRQEEFCWLASLDHKQKFSMGKPMFWGFLLPLMLMLISNAAILLHFSHNICRTNPNLNRSRRTPLKKKILSSFSLAVMLGLSWVTGYILLITHETTLKFILSVVFCLFNTTQGVQIFILFSLRPLINANPAFMDSLRVSNIGFHRKTFTLWKNKIPESNESYKSTDSELA; encoded by the exons ATGGACCACTTTCTGCTCTTAATCTTAACCTCAG CTGTTTTTGAACAGACTTGGTGTCAAACCAATACAAGCGCTTCTATGAACTTCAGTACAACACTCAGCACCTCAACACTACAGTCTACAAGCCAGAAACCCACCACTACAGCACGCCAGAGCACAACATTGTCCAAACCCAATCTGGTGTGTGAAAATAAGGGTACCTTACAAAACGGGATCTGCCTCTGCCCAGATGATTGGACTGGAACCACATGCAACATCT caaatTTCTGCCCTGAACAAAACCTCTTACGATTCACCTTCCCAAAAACGGTCTTAGGCCAGTTTGCTTCCTCAGTGGAGCGATGTTCATCACAAAAACCAAATG GTGGAATCCCAGAGGCTTCGGCCCTCTGTAATATGTCTACTCGCTCATTTGATCCTCCAAACATTTTAGATTGTGATTTGACTCTGGATTCCATTAAGGCAGAT atTGAAGCTACTCCTGGTAACTTAAAGCAGTTAGCCTCCAGCACCCAGATCCTCACATCCATACCAGAACGGCTGACAGCCAACAACATCACAAATGCTGCTAAAATAACCAACATACTGCTGTCTGATAAAACTGCACAAAGCATG GAAATTACAGTGTCAGCAGTCGCCACAGTCAGTCAGCTCCTGAGCGCAAGTCATGAGATGTACTCTGCTGTCGACCATGATGCAATTAATGA TCTAACAAAGACTCTACAGAAACTCTCTCTGCGTGGGAATTCAAATCCATCGTTGGTTCAATCGAACATAGCAGTGCAGTCGCTGAAGGGCCAAACTCCAATCCAACGAGTGCAATTAACCTCTTTTAAAG GGCAGAGTGATACCTTTTTACCTGACAGAATAAAGATTACGACACACGATGAGATTTCCAAAGATAACATTGACCTTCAAATGAATGTCAGATTCAGTCAAG ATTTCAATAAAGATGTGGGATTTGTCCTCTATGATAGCGATCAGTTCTTTCAGTCAAAAAGCTTTCAGCCTTCTCTGGATACCAAGAGAAGAGTGATATCTGCTAGTCTGCAAGAATATGTTGGATTTGACAACATTGAGTTTACAGTCACACCTTCG GTCGATTCCACACTATCACTCAACAACTTTGCATGTGTGTTTTGGGATTACACTAAAAAAGACTGGAACACAGAAGGCTGCACCAAAACAAAGAACCCCTCGGGTGATGCAGTATGCAGCTGTAAACCgaaaaaatttgaaaatgcaaattttgcCATTCTGATG ACGTTTGATATCAACTACCAGTATTCTGAAGCCTTGCATTGGATCAGCATCACCGGCTGTGCTCTTTCTATAGTGGGTCTGTTTGTCACAGCTGTGTACCAAATCATAACCAG GAAGTCAAGAGGAGGCAGTCCTACTCTGCTAATCGTGAACATCTGCATAAGCATGACGGTTTTCTACCTTCTCTTCATCTTCGGCATAAACAACCCTGTCCGACATCTGAAAGTGGCACAGTTGTCCGATCAGAACACGGTTCCTGATTCAGACCAGCACAAGTACCCAGATGAGGGTCCCTGTACGGCGTTTACAGCTCTGCTTCAGTACTTCCTGTTGGCCACGTTCACTTGGAACACACTGTACGGCATTAATGTGTTCCTCCTGTTCATAAACAGAGTGTCTGGAACACCTCCATGGTTTCCAAAGGTCTCCTTGGCTACTGGATGGG GTCTACCTGCTGTTATTGTTGGTATCTCATTGGGTTCCACCTACAGTGTGAAGGAGCCTTTAGGTTATCGACAAGAAGAGTT TTGCTGGCTGGCTTCACTGGACCACAAACAGAAGTTCAGTATGGGGAAACCCATGTTTTGGGGATTCTTGCTCCCATTAATGCTCATGCTGATCTCAAACGCAGCAATACTGCTCCACTTCTCTCACAACATCTGCAGGACAAACCCTAATTTAAACAG ATCACGGAGAACTCCTCTAAAGAAGAAGATTTTGAGTAGTTTCTCTCTGGCAGTGATGCTCGGCCTGTCCTGGGTCACTGGCTACATTTTGCTCATCACCCATGAAACAACTCTCAAATTTATTCTGAGTGTGGTTTTCTGTCTCTTCAACACAACACAG GGTGttcaaatattcattttattctcTCTGAGGCCTTTAATAAACGCAAACCCAGCTTTTATGGACAGTCTGCGTGTATCAAACATAGGCTTTCACAGGAAAACATTCACTTTATGGAAAAATAAGATACCAGAAAGCAATGAAAGCTACAAATCCACTGATTCTGAATTGGCCTGA